A window from Citrus sinensis cultivar Valencia sweet orange chromosome 3, DVS_A1.0, whole genome shotgun sequence encodes these proteins:
- the LOC127900743 gene encoding disease resistance protein RPV1-like: MMFLLVSEERTPVTTLLVISIQLSRQNIQTFVDDQLSRGDEISESLVNAIEASAISVILFSEGYASSRWCLDKLVKILEGKKEYAQIVIPVFYRVDPSDVRNQMGSFGILFSKLEERLKVNTEKLQSWRNALKEAASLSSFHSLNMR; this comes from the coding sequence ATGATGTTTTTGTTAGTTTCAGAGGAGAGGACACCGGTGACAACATTACTAGTCATCTCTATTCAGCTGTCTCGACAAAATATCCAAACTTTCGTTGACGACCAACTTAGCAGAGGAGATGAAATTTCGGAGTCACTTGTGAATGCAATTGAAGCATCAGCCATTTCGGTTATTCTTTTCTCTGAAGGGTATGCATCTTCCAGATGGTGTCTCGATAAACTTGTAAAGATCCTCGAGGGCAAGAAGGAGTATGCACAGATTGTGATTCCGGTTTTCTATCGGGTTGATCCATCAGACGTGAGAAACCAAATGGGGTCTTTTGGGATTTTATTTTCGAAGCTTGAAGAAAGATTAAAGGTGAATACTGAAAAGCTGCAGAGTTGGAGAAATGCTTTGAAGGAAGCAGCCAGTTTGTCTAGCTTTCATTCTCTTAACATGAGGTGA